One Dokdonia sp. Dokd-P16 genomic window carries:
- a CDS encoding aminotransferase class V-fold PLP-dependent enzyme produces the protein MKTLNPIKSSGKLENYFTRFRENIVGVDQYFNSPYGTQRLLYTDWTASGRLYGPIENKMTRDFGPYVANTHTETTVSGTAMTMSYHKAKHIIKEHVNADENDVLIVGGNGMTGMINKFQRILGLKVPENIKKFVTVPEEIKPIVFISHMEHHSNQTTWLETTAKVVVVPAKEDGLFCIEMFENELLKYENHPFKIASITACSNVTGIQTPYHDVARLMHAHGGLCFVDFACSAPYVNIDMHPANPEERLDAIFFSPHKFLGGPGSSGVLIFNKGLYKNVVPDNPGGGTVSWTNPWGEHKYIDNIEEREDGGTPGFLQTIRTALSIKLKEEMGVSNIVSREHELIDIIWKELNEVPDINILASNHKDRLGVISFYINDLHFNLAVKMLNDRFGVQTRGGCSCAGTYGHYLLDVDQKTSNSLTCEIDAGNLIHKPGWIRMSIHPTLTNEEVLYACNAIKELALNHREWSQDYHYQPYSNEYLHKDDKATSLSRSTAIDSWFEF, from the coding sequence ATGAAAACATTAAATCCTATTAAGTCTAGCGGTAAACTAGAGAATTACTTTACACGCTTTCGCGAAAACATTGTAGGTGTTGATCAATACTTTAACTCACCTTACGGCACCCAGCGATTACTATATACAGATTGGACAGCTTCTGGGAGACTGTATGGTCCTATAGAAAATAAAATGACACGTGATTTTGGTCCCTATGTGGCAAATACACATACCGAGACTACTGTCTCAGGTACTGCAATGACCATGAGTTATCATAAAGCCAAGCACATCATAAAAGAGCACGTAAATGCAGATGAGAATGATGTACTCATTGTAGGTGGTAATGGTATGACGGGAATGATCAATAAATTCCAACGCATACTTGGGTTAAAAGTTCCTGAGAATATAAAAAAGTTTGTAACCGTACCAGAGGAGATAAAACCTATTGTTTTTATCTCTCATATGGAGCATCATAGTAATCAAACAACTTGGCTAGAAACTACAGCAAAGGTTGTAGTAGTTCCTGCTAAGGAGGATGGGCTTTTCTGTATAGAGATGTTTGAAAACGAACTTCTTAAATATGAGAATCATCCGTTTAAAATTGCTTCTATAACAGCGTGTAGCAATGTAACAGGTATCCAAACTCCGTATCATGATGTAGCAAGATTAATGCACGCACACGGCGGATTGTGTTTTGTAGATTTTGCTTGCAGTGCTCCTTATGTGAATATAGATATGCATCCAGCAAATCCCGAAGAACGCCTAGATGCGATTTTCTTTTCTCCACACAAGTTTTTAGGAGGTCCAGGATCTTCAGGTGTATTGATTTTTAATAAAGGATTATATAAAAATGTGGTGCCAGATAATCCAGGCGGAGGTACCGTTTCTTGGACAAATCCTTGGGGAGAGCACAAGTATATAGATAATATAGAAGAGCGTGAAGATGGCGGTACACCAGGGTTTTTACAAACCATACGTACAGCTCTGTCTATAAAACTTAAAGAAGAAATGGGCGTTAGTAATATTGTGAGCCGTGAGCACGAGCTCATAGATATTATCTGGAAAGAATTAAATGAAGTGCCAGATATTAATATTCTTGCTAGCAATCATAAAGATAGGCTAGGGGTGATTTCATTTTACATAAATGATTTACACTTTAACCTTGCGGTAAAAATGCTTAATGATCGTTTTGGAGTGCAAACTCGAGGTGGATGCAGTTGTGCAGGTACTTACGGTCATTATTTACTCGACGTAGATCAAAAAACATCTAATTCACTTACCTGCGAGATCGACGCTGGTAATTTAATTCACAAACCAGGCTGGATTAGAATGTCTATACATCCTACACTTACTAACGAGGAGGTTTTATATGCTTGCAATGCTATTAAAGAACTTGCATTAAACCACAGAGAATGGTCTCAAGATTATCATTACCAACCATACTCAAACGAGTACTTACATAAAGACGATAAGGCTACCTCTTTGAGTCGTAGTACTGCTATAGACTCTTGGTTTGAATTTTAA
- a CDS encoding lysophospholipid acyltransferase family protein, with the protein MKAIVFWLFYPLLWLISILPFKGLYLLSDFCYFIIYKVIGYRKKVVRYNLKTTFPEKSKEELHIIERKFYSHLCDMFLEMIKSMNIKKEDLLERYQFSNKELITKYDKEGQSSLLMMGHYASYEWIFALQLSMENPGYGVYKKIKHKQFDNLIRKIRSRWNTYLIDSKDTMRFIRRNESENKTGCYGFVADQSPRFHRARYWTQFLGHELPFFTGVERIAKEFKLPVFYYGTEKIKRGYYKGSFQLITPDGSQTEDGEIMTNYAAALEAQIRKNPEYYLWTHKRFKLLGKKEEVLSEINKSKK; encoded by the coding sequence ATGAAAGCTATTGTTTTCTGGTTGTTTTATCCGCTATTATGGCTCATCTCCATACTCCCTTTTAAAGGGCTTTACCTGCTCTCAGATTTCTGTTATTTCATTATTTATAAAGTTATAGGCTATCGTAAAAAAGTAGTGAGATATAACCTAAAGACTACCTTCCCAGAAAAATCTAAAGAAGAACTCCATATTATAGAACGTAAATTTTATAGTCATCTATGTGATATGTTTCTAGAGATGATAAAATCTATGAATATAAAAAAGGAGGACCTTCTTGAACGTTACCAATTTTCTAACAAGGAACTCATCACAAAATATGATAAGGAAGGACAAAGCTCACTCCTTATGATGGGACACTACGCAAGTTATGAGTGGATATTTGCACTACAACTATCTATGGAAAATCCGGGTTATGGAGTATATAAAAAGATAAAACACAAACAGTTTGATAACCTCATACGCAAGATACGTAGTAGATGGAACACCTATCTTATAGACTCTAAGGATACAATGCGCTTTATAAGAAGAAATGAGAGTGAGAATAAAACAGGCTGTTATGGCTTTGTGGCAGATCAATCGCCTAGATTTCACCGCGCCCGCTACTGGACACAATTTTTAGGTCACGAGTTGCCTTTCTTTACAGGGGTAGAACGTATTGCAAAAGAGTTTAAACTACCCGTATTTTACTACGGTACAGAAAAGATAAAACGTGGCTACTACAAAGGATCTTTCCAACTCATTACACCAGATGGTTCTCAAACAGAAGATGGCGAGATTATGACAAATTATGCCGCCGCTCTTGAAGCTCAAATACGTAAAAATCCAGAGTATTACCTCTGGACTCATAAACGTTTTAAGCTCTTAGGCAAAAAGGAAGAAGTCCTTTCTGAAATAAATAAGTCTAAGAAATAG
- a CDS encoding rhomboid family intramembrane serine protease yields the protein MADLHPVTIAIILANVLFSMSGFNNYSMFEKYKFNIGAIRRGEQVRMVSSAFLHANTQHLLFNMLTLYFFANAVIYTIGVPKFLLVYLSSLLLGNILSYFLHKDEYHYSAVGASGAVMGVVYAGILLNPGLEIYFLPGWVFGVGYMIYSIYGMVKRNDNIGHDAHFGGAIAGYAIALISVPELLEVRLPIVLALAAPILVFFVLFKMGKI from the coding sequence ATGGCGGATTTACATCCAGTTACAATTGCAATTATCTTAGCAAATGTTTTATTCTCTATGAGTGGTTTTAACAACTACTCGATGTTTGAAAAATATAAATTTAATATAGGCGCTATACGTAGAGGGGAGCAAGTACGTATGGTATCTTCTGCCTTTTTACATGCAAACACGCAGCACTTATTATTTAATATGCTCACGTTATATTTCTTTGCAAATGCTGTAATCTATACCATAGGTGTACCTAAGTTTTTACTCGTGTATCTATCTAGTTTGCTCTTAGGAAATATTCTTTCATATTTTTTACACAAAGATGAGTATCATTACTCTGCAGTAGGTGCTAGTGGAGCAGTAATGGGTGTAGTGTATGCTGGTATTCTTCTCAACCCAGGATTAGAAATTTACTTTTTGCCAGGTTGGGTGTTCGGAGTAGGGTATATGATTTATTCCATTTATGGTATGGTAAAGCGTAACGATAATATAGGGCATGATGCCCATTTTGGTGGAGCTATTGCGGGTTATGCAATTGCTCTTATTTCGGTTCCAGAACTCCTAGAAGTTCGATTACCTATTGTGCTAGCACTTGCAGCACCTATACTTGTTTTCTTTGTCTTGTTTAAAATGGGAAAGATTTAA
- a CDS encoding SIMPL domain-containing protein — MKYLTAILLFTVMSLTAQTNTMEPLVNVTGEGIVKVIPDGVSIKVRVETQGKEAQQVKAENDQSIDKVIKFLRSQGIDSKYVQTEYINLNKNYDYNSKTYNYNANQTLTIQLKDIKMYEGVMTGLLNSGINRIDNVQFTSSKMDALKADARIEAIKDAKDKATAYAEALGQTIGKAVQISEQGTSSPQPPMYKARMMSMEMDNAGGETIAPGELMIITKIAVSFKLN; from the coding sequence ATGAAATATCTAACAGCAATATTATTATTTACGGTAATGAGTCTAACTGCACAAACTAATACTATGGAGCCACTTGTAAATGTCACAGGAGAAGGAATTGTAAAAGTAATTCCAGATGGCGTATCTATAAAAGTTCGTGTAGAAACTCAAGGCAAGGAAGCGCAACAAGTAAAGGCAGAAAACGATCAGTCTATAGACAAGGTGATTAAGTTTTTACGTTCTCAAGGAATAGACAGTAAGTATGTGCAAACCGAATATATTAATCTTAATAAAAATTATGATTACAACAGTAAGACGTATAATTATAATGCAAACCAAACGCTCACAATACAGCTCAAGGATATAAAAATGTATGAGGGTGTAATGACTGGACTTCTTAATTCTGGTATTAACCGTATAGATAATGTGCAATTTACTTCGTCTAAGATGGATGCTTTAAAGGCAGACGCTCGCATAGAAGCAATAAAGGATGCAAAAGATAAAGCAACAGCATATGCAGAAGCGCTTGGGCAGACTATAGGTAAGGCAGTACAAATAAGTGAGCAAGGTACTTCTTCACCACAGCCACCTATGTATAAAGCAAGAATGATGTCTATGGAAATGGATAATGCAGGAGGAGAAACTATTGCACCTGGTGAGCTTATGATCATAACTAAAATAGCGGTGAGCTTTAAATTAAACTAA